The following nucleotide sequence is from Dehalogenimonas formicexedens.
AATCTTCCAGGGTCGTGACGGGGCCGCTTGCGGGCCTGGGTGCCTGGGCGGGTTCGGGCTTCTCCGGCGCGGCTGATTCCTGCCGGGCGGGTTCGGATTGTGGCTCCGCCGGTTTCGACGCAGCCTGGCTTTGAACGCCATCCACCGATCGGAATTGGGTTTTTGGGCCGCCTTCCACCGATTTAGCCGGTGAAACGGGGGCTCTGGCAGCCGGTTCGAAGGTTGTTTTCAGCCCCTTTACCGGTTCGGCCGGCGCTGCGGCGGTTTTTTCAGCGGCCGCCGGTTTCAGCGCGGCATCGACAAGCGCCATTTCCATGGCCAGGGGGGTCGTCATATCAGCACCCGAGGAAAGGGCAGAGAATCCCTTGAGGGCTTTCATAATCTGTTCCAGGGAAGCGTTTTCGGCGACGCTCTTAAATTCGGCTAATTCTTCGGCGCTTAAGCCGGCCGAGTCAGCGGAACCGGCTTTGACCATGAGCAGTTGTCTCAGACTTTCAATAAGCTCCCGGTTGAACTGCTTCAGGTCTACCCCGTCGGCGGCAACCCCAGATAACAGCTTCAAACCGCCGGCGATGTCTCCGGCGGCGATCAGTTTTACCAACTGGCTCGACCGGTCGTCACCGGTTAGCCCGAGACCGGATTGGACCTGCCGGAGCCCGATAATCCCGGAGTTTACAGTGGCGATCTGCTGGAGGAGGTTCTCGGCGTCACGAAGACTGCCGCCGGCGCTGCGGGCCAGTAAGGCCACGGCGTTCTTTTCAATGCCGATAGCCTCCGCTTTGGCGATGTCGGCCAGCTTTTCGGCGATGTCCTTGACGGTCAGCCGCCGGAAATCGAAGCGCTGGCAGCGGGACATGATGGTGGGCAGGATCTTGTGCAGTTCCGTCGTCGCCAGGATGAAAATGACTCGCGGCGGCGGTTCCTCGAGGGTTTTCAAAAGAGCATTGGAGGCGCTGGTCGACAGCATATGGACTTCATCTATGATATAGACCTTGTATCGAGCCTCGGCGGGGGCGTAATTGACCCGTTCCTTGAGTTCACGGATGTCATCGACGCCGGTGTTGGAAGCGGCATCGATCTCGATGACGTCCATCGCCCGGCCATCGGTGATGCCGCGGCACATGTCGCAAACGTTGCAGGGCTCACCCAGGCCCTCATTGGTGAGGCAGTTGACCGCCTTGGCCAGGATGCGGCCGGTGGATGTCTTGCCGGTGCCCCGGGGACCGCAGAAGAGATACGCCTGCGCCACCCTGCGCTGCTTGAGCGCGGACAGCAGGGTGGTGGTTATCGGCTCCTGACCGACGACCTCCGAGAGCCTCTGGGGGCGCCATTTTCGATAGAAAACCTGGCATGACATAATTGAATAATTATACCTTAATCAAGGACACCTGCGCGAGATTCGGCCGGCGGTTAAATGAAAAAATGCCAGGATAAAACAACTTACCCTGACATTTTTCTCCA
It contains:
- the dnaX gene encoding DNA polymerase III subunit gamma/tau, encoding MSCQVFYRKWRPQRLSEVVGQEPITTTLLSALKQRRVAQAYLFCGPRGTGKTSTGRILAKAVNCLTNEGLGEPCNVCDMCRGITDGRAMDVIEIDAASNTGVDDIRELKERVNYAPAEARYKVYIIDEVHMLSTSASNALLKTLEEPPPRVIFILATTELHKILPTIMSRCQRFDFRRLTVKDIAEKLADIAKAEAIGIEKNAVALLARSAGGSLRDAENLLQQIATVNSGIIGLRQVQSGLGLTGDDRSSQLVKLIAAGDIAGGLKLLSGVAADGVDLKQFNRELIESLRQLLMVKAGSADSAGLSAEELAEFKSVAENASLEQIMKALKGFSALSSGADMTTPLAMEMALVDAALKPAAAEKTAAAPAEPVKGLKTTFEPAARAPVSPAKSVEGGPKTQFRSVDGVQSQAASKPAEPQSEPARQESAAPEKPEPAQAPRPASGPVTTLEDLLRQWPGILAAAPPALRRSTALAILRSAGAQPVGYAGGVVTLSFKFPIHMNKINEPENKRVTAEILSACIGTPCQVACVHEQVSNHLVKEAQKRGAEIINVEDKWISQK